One segment of Prionailurus bengalensis isolate Pbe53 chromosome E3, Fcat_Pben_1.1_paternal_pri, whole genome shotgun sequence DNA contains the following:
- the AIMP2 gene encoding aminoacyl tRNA synthase complex-interacting multifunctional protein 2 isoform X2 — MPMYQEESDPSLQALESRQDDILKRLYELKAAVDGLSKMIQTPDADVDVTNIIQADEPAAFSTSALDLNSVLGKDYGALKDIVINANPASPPLSLLVLHRLLCDHYRVLSTVHTHSAVKSVPENLLKCFGDQTKTQPRHEYQLGFTLIWKNVPKTQMKFSVQTMCPIEGEGNIARFLFSLFGQKQNAVNLTLIDSWVDIAVFQLKEGSSKEKAAVFRSMNSALGKSPWLVGNELTVADVVLWSVLQQTGGGSMTVPANVQKWMRACENLAPFNTALKLLQ; from the exons ATGCCGATGTACCAG GAAGAGTCCGACCCATCTCTTCAAGCCCTTGAGTCCCGCCAAGATGATATTTTAAAACGTCTCTATGAATTGAAAGCTGCGGTTGACGGCCTCTCGAAGATGATTCAGACACCAGACGCAGACGTGGACGTAACCAACATAATCCAAGCTGATGAGCCCGCTGCTTTCTCGACCAGCGCGTTGGACTTAAACTCAGTGCTTGGAAAG GATTACGGGGCGCTGAAAGACATCGTGATCAACGCAaaccctgcctcccctcccctgtccctgctcGTGCTGCACAGGCTCCTGTGTGACCACTACAGGGTCCTGTCCACCGTTCACACGCACTCTGCAGTTAAGAGTGTGCCAGAAAACCTCCTCAAGTGCTTTGGCGACCAGACCAAAACACAGCCCCGTCACGAGTATCAGCTGGGTTTTACTCTAATTTGGAAGAATG TGCCGAAGACGCAGATGAAGTTCAGCGTCCAAACGATGTGTCCCATTGAAGGAGAAGGGAACATCGCCCGGTTTCTGTTCTCTCTGTTTGGCCAGAAGCAGAATGCTGTGAATTTAACCCTCATAGATAGCTGGGTAGATATAGCGGTTTTTCAGCTAAAAGAGGGAAGCAGTAAAGAAAAAGCCGCTGTGTTCCGCTCCATGAACTCCGCTCTAGGCAAGAGCCCCTGGCTGGTTGGGAATGAACTCACTGTGGCAGATGTGGTGCTGTGGTCCGTGCTCCAGCAGACGGGAGGCGGCAGCATGACAGTGCCGGCCAACGTGCAGAAGTGGATGAGGGCGTGTGAGAACCTGGCCCCCTTCAACACTGCGCTCAAGCTCCTTCAGTGA
- the AIMP2 gene encoding aminoacyl tRNA synthase complex-interacting multifunctional protein 2 isoform X1: MPMYQVKPYHEGSASLRVELPTCMYRLPNVHARTGISAPDSGHVQEESDPSLQALESRQDDILKRLYELKAAVDGLSKMIQTPDADVDVTNIIQADEPAAFSTSALDLNSVLGKDYGALKDIVINANPASPPLSLLVLHRLLCDHYRVLSTVHTHSAVKSVPENLLKCFGDQTKTQPRHEYQLGFTLIWKNVPKTQMKFSVQTMCPIEGEGNIARFLFSLFGQKQNAVNLTLIDSWVDIAVFQLKEGSSKEKAAVFRSMNSALGKSPWLVGNELTVADVVLWSVLQQTGGGSMTVPANVQKWMRACENLAPFNTALKLLQ, from the exons ATGCCGATGTACCAGGTAAAGCCCTATCACGAGGGCAGCGCATCTCTCCGTGTAGAGCTTCCCACCTGCATGTACCGGCTCCCCAACGTGCACGCCAGAACCGGCATTTCAGCGCCGGACTCAGGCCACGTGCAG GAAGAGTCCGACCCATCTCTTCAAGCCCTTGAGTCCCGCCAAGATGATATTTTAAAACGTCTCTATGAATTGAAAGCTGCGGTTGACGGCCTCTCGAAGATGATTCAGACACCAGACGCAGACGTGGACGTAACCAACATAATCCAAGCTGATGAGCCCGCTGCTTTCTCGACCAGCGCGTTGGACTTAAACTCAGTGCTTGGAAAG GATTACGGGGCGCTGAAAGACATCGTGATCAACGCAaaccctgcctcccctcccctgtccctgctcGTGCTGCACAGGCTCCTGTGTGACCACTACAGGGTCCTGTCCACCGTTCACACGCACTCTGCAGTTAAGAGTGTGCCAGAAAACCTCCTCAAGTGCTTTGGCGACCAGACCAAAACACAGCCCCGTCACGAGTATCAGCTGGGTTTTACTCTAATTTGGAAGAATG TGCCGAAGACGCAGATGAAGTTCAGCGTCCAAACGATGTGTCCCATTGAAGGAGAAGGGAACATCGCCCGGTTTCTGTTCTCTCTGTTTGGCCAGAAGCAGAATGCTGTGAATTTAACCCTCATAGATAGCTGGGTAGATATAGCGGTTTTTCAGCTAAAAGAGGGAAGCAGTAAAGAAAAAGCCGCTGTGTTCCGCTCCATGAACTCCGCTCTAGGCAAGAGCCCCTGGCTGGTTGGGAATGAACTCACTGTGGCAGATGTGGTGCTGTGGTCCGTGCTCCAGCAGACGGGAGGCGGCAGCATGACAGTGCCGGCCAACGTGCAGAAGTGGATGAGGGCGTGTGAGAACCTGGCCCCCTTCAACACTGCGCTCAAGCTCCTTCAGTGA
- the AIMP2 gene encoding aminoacyl tRNA synthase complex-interacting multifunctional protein 2 isoform X3, with protein sequence MSEQEESDPSLQALESRQDDILKRLYELKAAVDGLSKMIQTPDADVDVTNIIQADEPAAFSTSALDLNSVLGKDYGALKDIVINANPASPPLSLLVLHRLLCDHYRVLSTVHTHSAVKSVPENLLKCFGDQTKTQPRHEYQLGFTLIWKNVPKTQMKFSVQTMCPIEGEGNIARFLFSLFGQKQNAVNLTLIDSWVDIAVFQLKEGSSKEKAAVFRSMNSALGKSPWLVGNELTVADVVLWSVLQQTGGGSMTVPANVQKWMRACENLAPFNTALKLLQ encoded by the exons ATGAGTGAACAG GAAGAGTCCGACCCATCTCTTCAAGCCCTTGAGTCCCGCCAAGATGATATTTTAAAACGTCTCTATGAATTGAAAGCTGCGGTTGACGGCCTCTCGAAGATGATTCAGACACCAGACGCAGACGTGGACGTAACCAACATAATCCAAGCTGATGAGCCCGCTGCTTTCTCGACCAGCGCGTTGGACTTAAACTCAGTGCTTGGAAAG GATTACGGGGCGCTGAAAGACATCGTGATCAACGCAaaccctgcctcccctcccctgtccctgctcGTGCTGCACAGGCTCCTGTGTGACCACTACAGGGTCCTGTCCACCGTTCACACGCACTCTGCAGTTAAGAGTGTGCCAGAAAACCTCCTCAAGTGCTTTGGCGACCAGACCAAAACACAGCCCCGTCACGAGTATCAGCTGGGTTTTACTCTAATTTGGAAGAATG TGCCGAAGACGCAGATGAAGTTCAGCGTCCAAACGATGTGTCCCATTGAAGGAGAAGGGAACATCGCCCGGTTTCTGTTCTCTCTGTTTGGCCAGAAGCAGAATGCTGTGAATTTAACCCTCATAGATAGCTGGGTAGATATAGCGGTTTTTCAGCTAAAAGAGGGAAGCAGTAAAGAAAAAGCCGCTGTGTTCCGCTCCATGAACTCCGCTCTAGGCAAGAGCCCCTGGCTGGTTGGGAATGAACTCACTGTGGCAGATGTGGTGCTGTGGTCCGTGCTCCAGCAGACGGGAGGCGGCAGCATGACAGTGCCGGCCAACGTGCAGAAGTGGATGAGGGCGTGTGAGAACCTGGCCCCCTTCAACACTGCGCTCAAGCTCCTTCAGTGA
- the AIMP2 gene encoding aminoacyl tRNA synthase complex-interacting multifunctional protein 2 isoform X4 codes for MIQTPDADVDVTNIIQADEPAAFSTSALDLNSVLGKDYGALKDIVINANPASPPLSLLVLHRLLCDHYRVLSTVHTHSAVKSVPENLLKCFGDQTKTQPRHEYQLGFTLIWKNVPKTQMKFSVQTMCPIEGEGNIARFLFSLFGQKQNAVNLTLIDSWVDIAVFQLKEGSSKEKAAVFRSMNSALGKSPWLVGNELTVADVVLWSVLQQTGGGSMTVPANVQKWMRACENLAPFNTALKLLQ; via the exons ATGATTCAGACACCAGACGCAGACGTGGACGTAACCAACATAATCCAAGCTGATGAGCCCGCTGCTTTCTCGACCAGCGCGTTGGACTTAAACTCAGTGCTTGGAAAG GATTACGGGGCGCTGAAAGACATCGTGATCAACGCAaaccctgcctcccctcccctgtccctgctcGTGCTGCACAGGCTCCTGTGTGACCACTACAGGGTCCTGTCCACCGTTCACACGCACTCTGCAGTTAAGAGTGTGCCAGAAAACCTCCTCAAGTGCTTTGGCGACCAGACCAAAACACAGCCCCGTCACGAGTATCAGCTGGGTTTTACTCTAATTTGGAAGAATG TGCCGAAGACGCAGATGAAGTTCAGCGTCCAAACGATGTGTCCCATTGAAGGAGAAGGGAACATCGCCCGGTTTCTGTTCTCTCTGTTTGGCCAGAAGCAGAATGCTGTGAATTTAACCCTCATAGATAGCTGGGTAGATATAGCGGTTTTTCAGCTAAAAGAGGGAAGCAGTAAAGAAAAAGCCGCTGTGTTCCGCTCCATGAACTCCGCTCTAGGCAAGAGCCCCTGGCTGGTTGGGAATGAACTCACTGTGGCAGATGTGGTGCTGTGGTCCGTGCTCCAGCAGACGGGAGGCGGCAGCATGACAGTGCCGGCCAACGTGCAGAAGTGGATGAGGGCGTGTGAGAACCTGGCCCCCTTCAACACTGCGCTCAAGCTCCTTCAGTGA